Within Runella rosea, the genomic segment GAAATTAGCAATTATGGAACGTCGTCAAATCATTCCGTACAACCCTAAACTCAAAGAAATAGCCCGACAATTACGAAATAATAGTACTTTATCAGAAGTGTTATTGTGGCTTGAATTGAAGGGGAAAAAAATGAGAGGGTACGACTTTCACCGACAAAAACCGATTGACAATTATATCGTTGACTTTTTTTGTCATGAGCTGATGTTAGTAATTGAAATTGATGGAATCAGTCATACGTGGGAAGAAGTAGCCGTGAATGAGGAAATTCGTCAACGAAAAATAGAAAGCTTTGGAATACAATTTCTAAGATTTGACGACAAAGAGATAAAACAAAATATGAGTTTTGTCTTAAATACAATTCACGATTGGATAGTTGAAAAAGAAAAAATCCCCTCTTGAGAGGGGTGTCACGAAGTGACGGGGTGTGTTTAGATAAAAAGGAATTTATAAAAAAGAACACTTATTGCAACGGTACCCATGATACTCACCGAAACACATACAACAGAATCGTTACTTAGTTTACTCAACGGTAAAACCGAAGTGGAAGCATTGCGCCTTTTGGCCGAAACGTTTCCCGGACAGGTGGCTTTTTCGACCAGCTTGGGCTATGAAGACCAAGTGATCACGGATATGATTTTAGCCAATGGAATTGACATCCGAATCTTTACGCTAGATACGGGCCGCATGTTTCCCGAAACTTATCTGACGCTCCAGAAAACCAATAATCGCTACGATACCAAAATCGAAGTGATGTTCCCCAAAAACGAAGCCGTTGAACAACTGCTGACCGAAAAAGGGCCTTTGAGTTTTTACGAATCCATCGAAAACCGCAAAGAGTGTTGCTTTATTCGCAAAGTAGAACCTTTGAATCGTGCGCTGAAAGGTGTGAAAATTTGGGTGACGGGTATCCGCGCGGAGCAATCACCTAACCGCACTGATATGCAGGCCATTGAGTGGGACGGAGGACATGAATTGTTTAAATACAATCCACTTTTGCCTTGGACATTCGACCAAGTAAAAAGCTACGTGAAGGCGCACAATGTGCCTTATAACCCACTGCATGATAAAGGGTTTGTAAGTATTGGCTGTGCCCCTTGTACCCGCGCCATCCAAGAAGGAGAAGACTTCCGCGCAGGCCGCTGGTGGTGGGAAGATGAAAGCAAAAAAGAGTGTGGGTTACACGCTAAATAGAAGAGAAGGAATCCCCCGTTCTTTTAAAAGTAAATTACAAAATCAGACACGATAAATCATGTCCAATATCCAAAGTCCAGAGTCTATTGTCCAACGTCAGGACTATTTAGACCAACTCGAATCCGAAGCCATTTACATCATGCGTGAAGTGGCAGGGCAATTTGAGCGCCCCGCGTTGTTGTTTTCGGGCGGTAAAGATTCGATTACCCTTGTACGTTTGGCCCAAAAAGCCTTTGCTCCTGGTAAAATCCCTTTTCCATTGGTACACATCGATACAGGACATAATTTTCCTGAAGCAACTCAGTACCGTGATTGGTTGGCCAATGAAGTAGGAGCAAAGTTGATTGTACGTCAGGTCGAAGATACCATCAAAGCCAAAGGGCTGAAAGAGCAAACGGGTAAAAATGCTACGCGTAACTGGCTTCAGACCTTTACATTGCTTGATACCATCGAAGAATTTGAATTTGATGCGTGTATCGGTGGGGCGCGTCGTGACGAAGAAAAAGCCCGCGCCAAAGAGCGTATCTTCTCTTTCCGCGATGAATTTGGTCAATGGGATCCTAAGCGTCAGCGTCCTGAATTGTGGAATTTGTTTAACGGCAAAATCAGCAAAGGCGAAAATGTACGTTGCTTCCCGATTTCCAACTGGACCGAGCTCGACGTGTGGTCATACATTGAGCGCGAAAAAATTCCGTTGCCTAGCATTTATTTCTCGCACCAACGCGAAATGATTTTGCGCGATGGTAATTTGTTGGCCAATGCCGATTTTATTTTCAAAGATGAAAACGACGTAATTGTAACCAAGACCGTTCGTTTTCGCACGGTAGGTGACATGACTTGTACTGCGGCGGTAGAGTCGGATGCCGATACGATTGAGAAAGTAGTCAACGAAATCAAAGCAACGCGCATCAGCGAACGTGGCGAAACCCGCATCGACGACCAACAAACCGAAGCGGCGATGGAAGACCGTAAAAAGGGAGGATATTTTTAGCGTTTACAGCCAACAGTAGGCAGTTCACAGTCAGATGAACGGTCTAAAAATAGAACTAACTGTAAACCTCTCCGGCGACCCCGTGTGAAACGTAAACTGTAAATTGAACAAATGGACATTCTAAGATTTATAACCGCAGGTAGTGTTGACGACGGAAAAAGTACGTTGATTGGCCGCTTGCTTTACGATACAAAAAGCATTTTGGCCGACCAAATGGAGGCCGTAGAGCGCGCCAGCAAAACCAGAGGTGACGGCGAAATTGACTTAGCACTGCTGACCGACGGCCTTCGTTCGGAGCGGGAGCAAGGCATTACCATCGACGTAGCCTACAAATATTTCCAAACGCCCAATCGCAAGTTTATCAGCATTGATGCGCCCGGTCACATTCAGTACACCCGCAATATGGTAACGGGGGCCTCCAATGCAGATTTGGCCATTATTTTGATTGATGCCCGGCAGGGAGTGGTGGAGCAAACACGTCGTCATTCGTTGATTGCGTCTTTGTTAGGCATTCCTCATATTGTGGTAGCGGTCAATAAGATGGACTTGGTGGGTTATTCAGAAGATGCGTTTCTGCAAATTGCCCAAGAATACAAAAAACTAGCGGATAAACTTGGTATTAAAGACCTGAAAATCATCCCTGTCAGTGCGTTGGCGGGTGATAACATTGTGGATAAATCGGAAGCCATGCCTTGGTATACGGGCGAAACAATGCTGCATTTTCTCGAAAATGTCAACGTGCTGAACGACCTGAATTTGA encodes:
- the cysD gene encoding sulfate adenylyltransferase subunit CysD yields the protein MSNIQSPESIVQRQDYLDQLESEAIYIMREVAGQFERPALLFSGGKDSITLVRLAQKAFAPGKIPFPLVHIDTGHNFPEATQYRDWLANEVGAKLIVRQVEDTIKAKGLKEQTGKNATRNWLQTFTLLDTIEEFEFDACIGGARRDEEKARAKERIFSFRDEFGQWDPKRQRPELWNLFNGKISKGENVRCFPISNWTELDVWSYIEREKIPLPSIYFSHQREMILRDGNLLANADFIFKDENDVIVTKTVRFRTVGDMTCTAAVESDADTIEKVVNEIKATRISERGETRIDDQQTEAAMEDRKKGGYF
- a CDS encoding sulfate adenylyltransferase subunit 1, producing MDILRFITAGSVDDGKSTLIGRLLYDTKSILADQMEAVERASKTRGDGEIDLALLTDGLRSEREQGITIDVAYKYFQTPNRKFISIDAPGHIQYTRNMVTGASNADLAIILIDARQGVVEQTRRHSLIASLLGIPHIVVAVNKMDLVGYSEDAFLQIAQEYKKLADKLGIKDLKIIPVSALAGDNIVDKSEAMPWYTGETMLHFLENVNVLNDLNLTDARMAVQYVLRPQTEELHDYRGYAGRIQSGVFKKGDSITVLPSEQTSKIARIEVYGEEVEEATAPQSVTILLETDVDISRGDLISGAGNQPILSQDVEATICWMDDRKELKVGNKYTLQHGTSLVRCSVKGIEYRIDVNNYEHLEDIESLKLNDIAKVTLRTAKPLAYDSYLKNRANGAAILIDETSHVTVGACMVEA
- a CDS encoding endonuclease domain-containing protein, with protein sequence MERRQIIPYNPKLKEIARQLRNNSTLSEVLLWLELKGKKMRGYDFHRQKPIDNYIVDFFCHELMLVIEIDGISHTWEEVAVNEEIRQRKIESFGIQFLRFDDKEIKQNMSFVLNTIHDWIVEKEKIPS
- a CDS encoding phosphoadenylyl-sulfate reductase, whose translation is MILTETHTTESLLSLLNGKTEVEALRLLAETFPGQVAFSTSLGYEDQVITDMILANGIDIRIFTLDTGRMFPETYLTLQKTNNRYDTKIEVMFPKNEAVEQLLTEKGPLSFYESIENRKECCFIRKVEPLNRALKGVKIWVTGIRAEQSPNRTDMQAIEWDGGHELFKYNPLLPWTFDQVKSYVKAHNVPYNPLHDKGFVSIGCAPCTRAIQEGEDFRAGRWWWEDESKKECGLHAK